The sequence CATAGACATGGATAGAGCATCTATTATGAAAGCAGATATTTCTTTGTTTAAGTGGTTGATAATTTTTTCTCTATGGAAAATATCGTGGTATTTATCCTCATCAAATTTCGCCAAGATATCCATTGAATCTTCGTAATTAAGATCTACTATGGCCAAGAGTCTATTTATTTCAGCCCTAACATCTGTAAATGTAGCATTCACATCTTTAGTTATGTTTTTGTTTATATATTGTAAGCTCATTTCTTCTTGTTCCTTGTCCTTACCAGGAATTAATTTTACTGATAATTCTGCAAGTTTTCTTGAAAAAGGAACCAGAATTATAGTCGTTGCAATATTAAACAAGGTGTGTAGATTTGCTATTTGAGCCGCTGGCAAGTCCCTAGAATGCCTTAGTACAATTTCATCTATTGGTAAGAACATAGCGACAATAATGAATATTATTGTTCCTATTATGTTAAAAAGCACGTGGGCTAGAGCTGTCCTCTTTGCGTTTTTGGATGATCCAAGTGCAGATAAGACTGATGTAATACAAGTTCCTATATTAAAGCCAAACACTATGTATATACACCTTGGTTAGCAATAGCCTGTAAGATACCAAGAGATGCTGATGATGATTGGATAAGAGCAGTTATAAGTGTACCAGCCAAAACTCCTAGGAAAGGATTTTGAAATTTGGTCATAAGTGTGACAAAACCAGGATAATCCCTTAGTGGTTCCATGGCCGTGCTCATAAATTCCATACCCATAAATAGAAACCCAAGTCCCATAATAGCTTGTCCTAAAAAAGTCTTCCTCTCTTTTTTAGAAAAAGTATTCAATACGAAACATACAAAGGCTATTATCGGAGCAATGGTAGAAATATTTAAGGCTACTAGCTGACCGGTGATAGTTGTACCAATATTTGCGCCAATGATTATCCCAACGGCTTGGTAGATATTCATCAAGCCCGCATTTACAAAACCTACAACCATGACAGTTGTAGCAGATGATGATTGGATAATGGCGGTTACTATCACCCCAACAAGGATCGCCTTAAAGAAATTGGATGTCATCTTTTCAATAATGACACGAAGCTTATAACCTGCGGCAAGCTCCAATCCCTTGCTCATCATGGCCATCCCGTACAAAAACAGGGCCAGACCTCCCAATAATTTGATAAAATAATTAATTGACATATACCCTCCATAATCATTGATTATTTTTATCTATATTTAATTTTTAAGTAAATAATTAATGCTGTTATTTACTATGTACAAAATAAGACCTAATAAAAAGTCCGCTATAATAATTTTACCTTTTATACTTTTAAAACTTCTTAAAATTAGAATATAAGCCTAGTCTTAATAAAAACTTTAATAGTCAGTCGATAAGTGATATAATTGTTAATTATAATACATGTTGGGATATAGCCAAGTTGGTAAGGCACCAGATTCTGACTCTGGAGAGCGTAGGTTCGAGTCCTACTATCCCAGCCATTTTTATGTGAGGAATTAGCCTATGGATAATAATATAGTAAAACAATTAGAAAATGACTTTGGAAATAAAAATTTATTAGATGGAAAAAATCATTTTATTTTAAATGACTACGATGATAGTTTCTTATCCTACAATCGCCATCCACTTTCCATTAATTGCGTGGGCAATTCCTTGCTAGTTCGCTCTTCTGATAAAAATTTACTTAAAGAACTAGAAAGGGAATACAATGACTACCCAGCTGAGTGGTTTATGGAAGTTCCCAATCTTATAAAACTACAAGATATCCTTAAAAATCACAAGATGACCCTAAAAAATATGGCTCCAATTATGGGACCAAGTAGAAGTTTTAAGAAAATAGATAGTCCATATGAATTTACTAGGATAAAAGAAGAAGACTTTATAAAATTTAAAGGCGTAACTAAACATGCCTTTAGCTTTGATGATGGAATTTGGAAAGATAGACTTGCCCTAGCCTATTATGATAATGAAAGGCTTATAGCAATAGCAGGCGCCAATCAAAACTCAAAATACTTGTGGGAAATAGGAGTAGAGAAATTTGATAAGTCTCCTAAATATAAAAATGTGACTTCATACTTGGTAAATAATCTAGTCAACATAGCAAGAGAAGAAAACCCAGAAATAACAGTAATATATTCCACCCAATTTTCCCATGTAAAGTCTATGAATGTGGCAATAAGAGCAGGATATGACTTTGCTTTCTCACTTCTTGTGGGAGATTATAAGTAAAGGCTTGTAATATTATTATAAAGTAATGAATGATATTTACGATAGATATCAAAAACCATTATTTATAGTAGAAAATGGTCTTGGTGCTATCGATAGGCCTGATGAAAAAGGATATGTTGAAGATGATTATAGGATTGATTATCTAAGAGAGCATATAAAGCTGATGAAGGATGCAGTGGAAATTGATGGTGTAGATTTATTGGGCTATACAACATGGGGGCCAATAGATTTGGTTTCAGCAGGAACTGGACAAATGAAGAAAAGATATGGCTTTATCTATGTTGATAGAGATGACTCTGGAAATGGAAGTCTAAAAAGAAGCAAAAAGAAATCATTTGATTGGTACAAAAAAGTTATTGCATCAAATGGAGAAGATTTGGATTAAAAAAGTGATGGTAGATTTTTATCTATCATCACTTTTAACTTATGAAGCAAAGGAAACTGTACTTGCTATTCCATCTTTTACTTCGATATTTAGTCCTAGGCCAGAATCTGTTATACCTTGATAGTATTCAATAAATTCTGCTGGAGTAAATATTTCTGGTTCGGCTAGGCCGCCCACTGCTTGGAACTTGGTATCAGAGTTAAATTTAAATTTGTATGTCTTTTTTTCAAGCTCTTTTGGACTTTCTTCAGAATTTGGATCTTCTCTGTAGTCCATGGTGCCTTCTACTATTAGTGTATCTTCTTCGATTTTGATACTAGAAATTGTAGCAAGCCCCATGTCGCTATCACGTTCTCCGCCCTTTGATGCAACTAGGTTTGAAAAATAAACTCCGTCTTGGTCTTGGTTGTCCATATCTTCTTCACTTTCGCTTGTATTTTGTGAATCATCAGCAGTTTCGTTATTAGAATCTTCTTTTTTTTCTTCTTTATTTTGATTCTTGACATTTATTACTGTCTTTTCTTCTGCTTTTGAATCATCAGCTTTTTCATCAGTTTCTGCCTTATCTTCAATTTCGATAACTTCGTTATTAGCATCGTTAGATGTCTCTTCAGCTTCTACATCTTTTTCTTCGTTTGTGTTTTCCATACTAGCTACTGCTTCATCGCTTACATTTTCTCCTGAATCGGAGTTTGTACAAGATGCTAGGCTTACTGCCAAGATTGCAGTTAATAAAATTTTATTACTAATTTTCATAATATTCTCCTTGTTATATATTTTACCCTTATTTAGCTATAAGAAAATATTTTGAAGAGAATTTATTTTATGAAGATATTGATACTAAGGTAACTATGCCATCCTTTACATCAATAAATAGGGCTAGTCCAGAGTCTTTGACATCTTCATAGAATTGTAAGAATTCTTCTTTAGTATAGACTGTAGGTTCTTGGTCTCCGCCTGCTGATTGAAGTTTAACATCAGGACTTAAGTTAAAATGGAAAGACCCCTTGTCATATTTTTCGACATCTTCTGTGTTTTCTAGATCGACCAAATAATCAATGGTACCATCTACGGTGAGTACATCATCTTCTATTGTTAGATTTGATACAAATCCAGCGTCGAAGTCTTCGCTGCGTTTTCCGTTTTTTGAAGCCATTAGGGTTGAAAAATATCTTCCATCACGTTCTTCTATAATCATCTTATCGCCTACTTCTGATTCTTCTTTTGAATCATCAGGAGTAGTATCATTAGCATCTTCTTCTATATTTTTTTCAGGATTTTCACTATCTGCAATAGCTTCGTTTTCATATTCCATTGGCTCTACAATAGCTTCCTTGGTCGCCATTTTAGTATTTTCGCTTGTCTGTTCTGATTCTGTTGCATTGCCACAACTAGCTAGGGCAAGTGCTAAAGCCGCAGTCATTAGTATTTTCTTTTTCATTATTTTCTCCTTTTTATAATAGTTTTATTTCAAACCCATATGAACTTCAATTACCCTACCATCCGCAACTTGTACAAATAAAGCAAGTTGCTCGTCCTTAGTTTCATTGTACATACTTAAGAATTCTTCTTTGGAATGGGTATTTGTCTCAGTACTTGAATTGCTTTGGGTTGTAAATTGAGTAGCATCGTCAATTTTAAAGACATTGACCTGATTCTCTAAAGGCTTTGCTTCACTGCTAGTATCATCATCTGAGAAAAAGTCTAAGCTTCCTTTGACAATTAACATATCTTTATCTATAGCCATGTCGTAAACATTGGCCCAAGACCCGTCAGCTTCTCTTTCTCCATTTCTGCCTGGCTCGAGACTAGAGGTGTACGTTCCATCATCAATCATATTGGTTCCATCGGCTGTATCTTCTTTGCCTTCATCATTTGTATTGGCTTCTTTATTTGTTTTATTTGAACTTTCATCATTAGTTTCACTTTGCTTACTATCTTCACTTACAATTTCTGTAGAAGTATCGGTAGATTTATCTAAATCTTTTGAACAAGCAGCAAAAGTGAGGATTGCTAATAGGGCTAACAAGGTCTTTTGTAAATTTTTCACATTCATAAAACCTCCTTTATTTCTACTTTTTATACCCGTTTGCAAAAAACATTAACATCTTATTTGCATGAGTAAAATTAAATGACAATTGTAGATAATAACTAGACAATTAATGACTGGTATAGTATAGTAGACCCACTAGAAAAGATTTTTGAAATTATATAAGTTTAGGGAAATATAGAATGAAATTAAGGGATAAACTCGAGATTCTAGCTAATGCGGCTAAGTATGATGTATCTTGCTCATCTAGTGGATCTAATAGAAAAAATCATAATAAAGGACTAGGTAATGGGTCAATGGGTGGCATAT comes from Anaerococcus urinomassiliensis and encodes:
- a CDS encoding family 1 glycosylhydrolase is translated as MNDIYDRYQKPLFIVENGLGAIDRPDEKGYVEDDYRIDYLREHIKLMKDAVEIDGVDLLGYTTWGPIDLVSAGTGQMKKRYGFIYVDRDDSGNGSLKRSKKKSFDWYKKVIASNGEDLD
- a CDS encoding Na/Pi cotransporter family protein translates to MFGFNIGTCITSVLSALGSSKNAKRTALAHVLFNIIGTIIFIIVAMFLPIDEIVLRHSRDLPAAQIANLHTLFNIATTIILVPFSRKLAELSVKLIPGKDKEQEEMSLQYINKNITKDVNATFTDVRAEINRLLAIVDLNYEDSMDILAKFDEDKYHDIFHREKIINHLNKEISAFIIDALSMSMDEDTSANFVSYLRISRNLERVGDHAKNVAEVAKLKSEQKLDFTNIAYEDLYTLNEYTIKMLKSLREDLPKDERVKIVSDYYKIVERDVEKCRYDHMLRMRERQCDPESGLVYEKTLTALVRISSYLLKTVKISI
- a CDS encoding Na/Pi cotransporter family protein; the protein is MSINYFIKLLGGLALFLYGMAMMSKGLELAAGYKLRVIIEKMTSNFFKAILVGVIVTAIIQSSSATTVMVVGFVNAGLMNIYQAVGIIIGANIGTTITGQLVALNISTIAPIIAFVCFVLNTFSKKERKTFLGQAIMGLGFLFMGMEFMSTAMEPLRDYPGFVTLMTKFQNPFLGVLAGTLITALIQSSSASLGILQAIANQGVYT